The Ascaphus truei isolate aAscTru1 chromosome 3, aAscTru1.hap1, whole genome shotgun sequence genome includes a region encoding these proteins:
- the LOC142491197 gene encoding odorant receptor 131-2-like, with protein sequence MANSTALYSNITRVSVDSSKNAETVKTALIILLVLCFCIFLYFLTIILCVYFTTAHIRENTRYVLFVHMLINDTLYLVLGLTLLVAALYKVYLPVSLCYVLVTIVSISFRVTPYNLAVMALERYVAICYPLRHTELCTTQRSHAAIAVIWTVGLIPNVADLIALSSSVETTFFSLNVICSWASLLKAPVQNTMRSITLILSFTLVGLIIVYTYIRIMLVVQKLGSGKSSAFTAGKTVMLHAFQLLLCMTAFTSHFTEPYLKDYFAFLSVTNFLLFTCLPRFLSPLIYGIRDKVFRKYIKKLHSSAITSG encoded by the coding sequence ATGGCGAACTCTACGGCTCTGTACAGCAATATCACCCGAGTGTCCGTCGATAGCAGCAAGAACGCTGAGACTGTGAAGACGGCGCTTATAATCTTATTGGTCCTCTGCTTCTGCATCTTCTTGTATTTCCTTACAATTATACTATGTGTCTACTTTACCACAGCTCATATTCGAGAGAACACTCGTTATGTCCTTTTTGTCCATATGCTCATTAATGACACACTGTATCTCGTCCTGGGGCTCACTTTGTTGGTGGCTGCCTTATACAAGGTATACCTCCCTGTGTCATTATGCTATGTCTTAGTGACTATTGTCTCTATTTCATTTAGGGTCACCCCATATAATCTGGCCGTCATGGCCCTTGAACGCTATGTAGCCATTTGCTACCCACTAAGACATACAGAGCTTTGCACCACACAGAGATCTCATGCTGCCATTGCAGTCATATGGACAGTGGGACTCATCCCTAATGTTGCTGATTTAATTGCCCTGAGCTCCTCAGTTGAGACAACGTTTTTCTCTCTTAATGTGATTTGTAGCTGGGCAAGTTTATTGAAAGCCCCAGTGCAAAACACCATGAGATCAATCACCCTCATCCTCAGCTTTACCCTGGTTGGGCTGATAATCGTGTACACCTACATCAGGATTATGCTGGTTGTACAGAAGCTTGGCTCAGGCAAATCTTCTGCCTTCACGGCTGGGAAAACAGTCATGCTCCACGCTTTCCAGCTGCTGTTATGCATGACCGCTTTCACCTCTCATTTTACGGAGCCATACCTCAAAGATTATTTTGCTTTTTTGTCCGTAACCAACTTCCTCCTATTCACGTGTCTGCCTCGGTTTCTCAGTCCTTTAATTTATGGGATTAGGGACAAAGTGTTTCGCAAATATATTAAAAAGTTGCACTCTTCTGCAATCACTTCAGGATAG